The Equus caballus isolate H_3958 breed thoroughbred chromosome 12, TB-T2T, whole genome shotgun sequence genome contains a region encoding:
- the TMEM80 gene encoding transmembrane protein 80 isoform X3 yields the protein MAAARRGSTSSAMLSSVPLQMLLCLSGMCDSLYFLATLLMMTYKSQVFSYPHEYLVLDLTLLLLMGILEAVRLYFGTKGNLMEAEVPLATSLVLTAGSGLLCIYFLRWQTLVLWADLVLSAALLALHGLEAVLQVVAIASFVS from the exons ATGGCGGCCGCGCGGAGAG GGAGCACCTCCTCTGCCATG CTCTCATCGGTCCCCCTTCAAATgctgctctgcctcagtgggATGTGTGACTCCCTGTACTTCCTGGCGACACTCCTGATGATGACATATAAAA GTCAGGTTTTCAGTTATCCTCATGAGTACCTGGTCCTCGACCTGACTCTGCTCCTTCTGATGGGGATTCTGGAAGCAGTTCGGCTATACTTTG GCACCAAGGGTAACCTGATGGAGGCCGAAGTGCCCCTGGCCACCAGCCTGGTCCTCACGGCGGGCAGCGGCCTGCTGTGCATCTACTTCCTGCGCTGGCAGACCCTGGTGCTGTGGGCGGACTTGGTCCTTAGCGCCGCGCTCCTGGCACTCCACGGCCTGGAGGCCGTCCTGCAGGTGGTGGCCATCGCCAGCTTCGTCAGCTAG
- the TMEM80 gene encoding transmembrane protein 80 isoform X1 — MLSSVPLQMLLCLSGMCDSLYFLATLLMMTYKSQVFSYPHEYLVLDLTLLLLMGILEAVRLYFGTKGNLMEAEVPLATSLVLTAGSGLLCIYFLRWQTLVLWADLVLSAALLALHGLEAVLQVVAIASFVS, encoded by the exons ATG CTCTCATCGGTCCCCCTTCAAATgctgctctgcctcagtgggATGTGTGACTCCCTGTACTTCCTGGCGACACTCCTGATGATGACATATAAAA GTCAGGTTTTCAGTTATCCTCATGAGTACCTGGTCCTCGACCTGACTCTGCTCCTTCTGATGGGGATTCTGGAAGCAGTTCGGCTATACTTTG GCACCAAGGGTAACCTGATGGAGGCCGAAGTGCCCCTGGCCACCAGCCTGGTCCTCACGGCGGGCAGCGGCCTGCTGTGCATCTACTTCCTGCGCTGGCAGACCCTGGTGCTGTGGGCGGACTTGGTCCTTAGCGCCGCGCTCCTGGCACTCCACGGCCTGGAGGCCGTCCTGCAGGTGGTGGCCATCGCCAGCTTCGTCAGCTAG
- the TMEM80 gene encoding transmembrane protein 80 isoform X2 has translation MLLCLSGMCDSLYFLATLLMMTYKSQVFSYPHEYLVLDLTLLLLMGILEAVRLYFGTKGNLMEAEVPLATSLVLTAGSGLLCIYFLRWQTLVLWADLVLSAALLALHGLEAVLQVVAIASFVS, from the exons ATgctgctctgcctcagtgggATGTGTGACTCCCTGTACTTCCTGGCGACACTCCTGATGATGACATATAAAA GTCAGGTTTTCAGTTATCCTCATGAGTACCTGGTCCTCGACCTGACTCTGCTCCTTCTGATGGGGATTCTGGAAGCAGTTCGGCTATACTTTG GCACCAAGGGTAACCTGATGGAGGCCGAAGTGCCCCTGGCCACCAGCCTGGTCCTCACGGCGGGCAGCGGCCTGCTGTGCATCTACTTCCTGCGCTGGCAGACCCTGGTGCTGTGGGCGGACTTGGTCCTTAGCGCCGCGCTCCTGGCACTCCACGGCCTGGAGGCCGTCCTGCAGGTGGTGGCCATCGCCAGCTTCGTCAGCTAG